In Ostrinia nubilalis chromosome 10, ilOstNubi1.1, whole genome shotgun sequence, a single genomic region encodes these proteins:
- the LOC135075595 gene encoding uncharacterized protein LOC135075595, with protein MLHKIIITCFLFSFIVHSISVERRDGNVKKTQRTSDNSVEAHLEDSRQVDDQHCWITLNAKNHFETMDALDERYAKCRHSFHNKITADNQEFDKHLLKAMLSSRGRVSGQKGNPNDIPAGLNLGGYCMLKMEKSVLFFHRMKLRNNTRFRINYLHTNLKDLEIRTQLSLHDLHLVGSYERAITDNDPSILYYVPTFGQAEILLRNVEYKMEGRMRMLEDSLFIVLVNSEISYYDAVMIYKNNATQNNPIPLNEAVTDDFIERMKSDLDEWLRDYYNEHLIFFNKIGPAASEKYREYEKQKTAILNSYVEDSIMELKSKLHKVNSTSVKLPNFSIFSITGMEIKLRDGVLRGLDSMYRRSMATGKKDKDVRMVDAIVGFSSLKVVYKYNAQLSNGMPPLNGLMIMTADELTSHMAMQLVKEPETVDLRFDFIRQMKPESLTIEGPANRMIANFKHILEHHIISLMTNALIHNIRSLSTLTRCHPILFGHVDEGQEEETEEKEEEQKNTLDDIDNQDPEEYTYNHPDNELDKHPDNEPDKDPDNDVDNHDNNLSDNNRDNHPDYIVDKEDSIEIELPPNEEGETKSVRFKHKESLNITNLNK; from the exons ATGCTACATAAGATTATAataacatgttttttatttagttttatcgTGCATAGTATATCGGTGGAAAGGCGAGATGGAAATG taaaaaaaactcAACGCACATCAGACAATAGCGTAGAGGCCCACCTGGAGGACTCGCGGCAGGTCGACGATCAACATTGCTGGATCACCCTGAACGCCAAGAACCACTTTGAGACTATGGACGCGTTGGATG agagATATGCTAAATGTCGACACAGCTTTCATAACAAAATCACCGCCGACAATCAGGAATTTGACAAACATTTACTTAAG GCAATGCTCTCTTCTCGTGGAAGGGTGAGCGGGCAGAAGGGCAACCCCAACGACATCCCAGCCGGGCTGAACCTGGGCGGCTACTGCATGCTGAAGATGGAGAAGTCTGTCTT ATTCTTCCACCGCATGAAGCTTCGCAACAACACCCGCTTCCGCATCAACTACTTGCATACAAACCTCAAGGACCTGGAGATCCGGACGCAGCTGTCGCTCCACGACCTGCACCTCGTCGGCTCTTACGAGAGAGCCATCACCGATAACGATCCATCGATACTTTACTACGTGCCTACTTTTGGCCAAGCTGA AATTCTTCTTCGGAATGTGGAATACAAAATGGAAGGGAGAATGCGAATGCTAGAAGATAGTCTATTCATTGTTTTAGTCAATTCAGAAATATCTTATTATGATGCTGTGATGATA TACAAAAACAATGCAACCCAAAACAATCCCATACCATTAAACGAGGCTGTGACCG ATGACTTCATCGAAAGAATGAAGTCAGACTTAGATGAATGGCTACGTGATTACTACAACgagcatttaatatttttcaacaaaatcggACCAGCAGCATCTGAAAAATATCG GGAATATGAAAAGCAGAAAACTGCAATACTGAACAGCTATGTTGAAGACTCTATAATGGAATTGAAGTCTAAACTTCACAAAGTCAACTCCACGTCCGTGAAGTTACCCAACTTTAGCATTTTCTCTATCACTGGAATG gaAATAAAACTCAGAGATGGAGTTCTTCGAGGCTTGGATTCCATGTACCGCCGCTCAATGGCCACCGGCAAGAAAGACAAAGACGTACGCATGGTCGACGCAATCGTTGGCTTCAGTTCCCTGAAG GTGGTATACAAATATAATGCACAACTGTCGAATGGAATGCCCCCCCTCAACGGATTGATGATCATGACGGCAGATGAGCTCACGTCGCACATGGCTATGCAACTCGTAAAAGAGCCGGAGACCGTGGATCTACGGTTCGATTTCATTCGTCAGATGAA GCCAGAATCATTGACCATAGAGGGTCCAGCCAACAGAATGATCGCGAATTTCAAGCATATTCTAGAGCACCACATCATTTCTCTGATGACCAACGCGTTAATCCACAACATTAGGTCGCTGAGCACTTTAACCAGATGCC ATCCTATTCTCTTTGGTCACGTTGACGAAGGTCAAGAAGAAGAAACTGAAGAAAAGGAGGAGGAACAGAAAAATACATTGGATGATATAGATAATCAGGACCCCGAAGAATATACTTACAATCATCCCGACAACGAACTCGATAAACATCCCGACAACGAACCCGACAAAGATCCCGACAACGATGTAGACAACCATGACAACAACCTTTCAGACAACAATCGCGACAACCATCCCGACTACATAGTTGATAAAGAAGATAGCATAGAAATAGAACTGCCCCCAAATGAAGAAGGCGAAACGAAGTCGGTGCGATTCAAACACAAAGAAAGTTTGAACATCAcgaacctaaataaataa
- the LOC135075262 gene encoding uncharacterized protein LOC135075262 yields the protein MLHKFILTCFLFSFIVHSISVERRDGNVKKTQRTSDNSVEAHLEDSRQVDDQHCWITLNAKNHFETMDALDERYAKCRHSFHNKITADNQEFDKHLLKAMLSSRGRVSGQKGNPNDIPAGLNLGGYCMLKMEKSVLFFHRMKLRNNTRFRINYLHTNLKDLEIRTQLSLHDLHLVGSYERAITDNDPSILYYVPTFGQAEILLRNVEYKMEGRMRMLEDSLFIVLVNSEISYYDAVMIYKNNATQNNPIPLNEAVTDDFIERMKSDLDEWLRDYYNEHLIFFNKIGPAASEKYREYEKQKTAILNSYVEDSIMELKSKLHKVNSTSVKLPNFSIFSITGMEIKLRDGVLRGLDSMYRRSMATGKKDKDVRMVDAIVGFSSLKVVYKYNAQLSNGMPPLNGLMIMTADELTSHMAMQLVKEPETVDLRFDFIRQMKPESLTIEGPANRMIANFKHILEHHIISLMTNALIHNIRSLSTLTRCHPILFGHVDEGQEQETEEEEEKPRPETEMDDNQKEGNVYLDEVEASKEAAEKTDDNTVGDTNTEEESPAEAAAPGAVSPRAMIVVPPNCPGNQQMGSDGVCRDVW from the exons ATGTTACACAAGTTTATAttaacatgttttttatttagttttatcgTGCATAGTATATCGGTGGAAAGGCGAGATGGAAatg taaaaaaaactcAACGCACATCAGACAATAGCGTAGAGGCCCACCTGGAGGACTCGCGGCAGGTCGACGATCAACACTGCTGGATCACCCTGAACGCCAAGAACCACTTTGAGACTATGGACGCGTTGGATG AGAGATATGCTAAATGTCGACACAGCTTTCATAACAAAATCACCGCCGACAATCAGGAATTCGACAAACATTTACTTAAG GCAATGCTCTCTTCTCGTGGAAGGGTGAGCGGGCAGAAGGGCAACCCCAACGACATCCCAGCCGGGCTGAACCTGGGCGGCTACTGCATGCTGAAGATGGAGAAGTCTGTCTT ATTCTTCCACCGCATGAAGCTGCGCAACAACACCCGCTTCCGCATCAACTACTTGCATACAAACCTCAAGGACCTGGAGATCCGCACGCAGCTGTCGCTCCATGACCTGCACCTCGTCGGCTCTTACGAGAGAGCCATCACCGATAACGATCCATCGATACTTTACTACGTGCCTACTTTTGGCCAAGCTGA aatTCTTCTTCGGAATGTGGAATACAAAATGGAAGGGAGAATGCGAATGCTAGAAGATAGTCTATTCATTGTTTTAGTCAATTCAGAAATATCTTATTATGACGCTGTGATGATA TACAAAAACAATGCAACCCAAAACAATCCCATACCATTAAACGAGGCTGTGACCG ATGACTTCATCGAAAGAATGAAGTCAGACTTAGATGAATGGCTACGTGATTACTACAACgagcatttaatatttttcaacaaaatcggACCAGCAGCATCTGAAAAATATCG GGAATATGAAAAGCAGAAAACTGCAATACTGAACAGCTACGTTGAAGACTCTATAATGGAATTGAAGTCTAAACTTCACAAAGTCAACTCCACGTCCGTGAAATTACCCAACTTTAGCATTTTCTCTATCACTGGAATG GAAATAAAACTCAGAGATGGAGTTCTTCGAGGCTTGGATTCCATGTACCGCCGCTCAATGGCCACCGGCAAGAAAGACAAAGACGTACGCATGGTCGACGCAATCGTTGGCTTCAGTTCCCTGAAG GTGGTATACAAATATAATGCACAACTGTCGAATGGAATGCCCCCCCTCAACGGATTGATGATCATGACGGCAGATGAGCTCACGTCGCACATGGCTATGCAACTCGTAAAAGAGCCGGAGACCGTGGATCTACGGTTCGATTTCATTCGTCAGATGAA GCCAGAATCATTGACCATAGAGGGTCCAGCCAACAGAATGATCGCGAATTTCAAGCATATTTTAGAGCACCACATCATTTCTCTAATGACCAACGCGTTAATTCACAACATTAGGTCGCTGAGCACTTTAACCAGATGCC ATCCTATTCTCTTTGGTCACGTTGACGAAGGTCAAGAACAAGAAACTGAAGAAGAGGAGGAGAaacccaggcccgaaactg AAATGGACGACAACCAGAAAGAAGGCAATGTCTACCTCGACGAAGTAGAGGCTAGCAAAGAGGCAGCCGAGAAAACTGACGATAACACAGTGGGGGATACCAACACTGAGGAAGAATCGCCTGCCGAGGCCGCAGCCCCGGGCGCTGTCTCCCCCAGAGCCATGATCGTCGTCCCACCCAACTGCCCTGGGAATCAACAAATGGGCTCCGACGGCGTCTGCCGCGACGTATGGTAA